A genomic segment from Streptomyces sp. NBC_01233 encodes:
- the ctaE gene encoding aa3-type cytochrome oxidase subunit III: MSVVATATTVDTGHAHPTVNRPNLVSVGTIIWLSSELMFFAALFAMYFTLRSVTGPEYWTEQASALNLPFSATNTTILVLSSLTCQLGVFAAERGDVKKLRTWFIITFVMGAIFIGGQVFEYTELVKHEGMSLSSGPYGSVFYLTTGFHGLHVTGGLIAFLLVLGRTYAAKRFTHEQATSAIVVSYYWHFVDVVWIGLFATIYLIK, from the coding sequence ATGTCGGTCGTGGCGACAGCAACGACAGTAGATACCGGGCACGCGCACCCGACGGTCAACCGGCCGAACCTCGTCAGCGTCGGAACCATCATCTGGTTGAGTTCCGAGCTGATGTTCTTCGCGGCCCTCTTCGCGATGTACTTCACCCTGCGATCCGTGACAGGCCCCGAGTACTGGACAGAGCAGGCTTCGGCCTTGAATCTGCCCTTCTCGGCGACGAACACGACGATCCTGGTGCTTTCCTCGCTCACCTGCCAGCTCGGCGTATTCGCCGCAGAGCGCGGTGACGTGAAGAAGCTCCGGACGTGGTTCATCATCACGTTCGTCATGGGTGCGATCTTCATTGGCGGCCAGGTGTTCGAGTACACCGAGCTGGTCAAGCACGAGGGCATGAGCCTCTCGTCCGGTCCGTACGGCTCGGTCTTCTACCTGACCACCGGGTTCCACGGTCTGCACGTGACGGGCGGTCTCATCGCCTTCCTGCTGGTCCTCGGCCGGACGTACGCGGCCAAGAGGTTCACCCACGAACAGGCCACGTCGGCCATCGTCGTGTCCTACTACTGGCACTTCGTCGATGTCGTCTGGATCGGCCTCTTCGCCACGATCTACCTGATCAAGTAG
- a CDS encoding L,D-transpeptidase, translating to MKHSPRLWTVLGCSLLVASLGAGATACGSGDKNPLSARPYDAGDQVASNQTAGSRPVDPDRPLEITAKAGGGRITDVLAVDTHGRRLAGELSANGDRWHSTVPMASGVRYTVTVSTEDERGAPGQRTLTFNTTPSKGVLKVEFGPDEGKYGVGQPLTAELSEPVKDKAARAIVERGLIVDAPPGVEGAWHWVDDKNLHYRPKDYWPANSAVSVRSNLEGIRITDELHGVASKPLKLEIGDRVEVTTDASSHYLTFKRNGEVINTIPVTTGKPGFSTRNGVKVVLGKQYFVQMRGDTVGIGGSEYYNLPVYYATRVTWSGEYVHAAPWSVGSQGYENVSHGCTGMSTGNAAWFYENITEGDIVQVINSIGDDMDIFGNGFGDWNMDWKDWRQGSALLKGTQEGRHPMDQARLRPTV from the coding sequence ATGAAGCACTCACCGCGTCTTTGGACGGTACTCGGCTGCTCCCTGCTGGTCGCGTCCCTCGGGGCCGGCGCCACCGCATGCGGGTCCGGCGACAAGAACCCGCTGTCCGCCCGCCCGTACGACGCGGGCGATCAGGTCGCCTCCAACCAGACCGCCGGCAGCCGCCCCGTGGATCCCGACCGACCCCTCGAAATCACCGCCAAGGCCGGTGGCGGCCGGATCACCGACGTGCTGGCCGTGGACACCCACGGCCGCCGCCTGGCGGGCGAGCTGAGCGCCAACGGCGACCGCTGGCACAGCACGGTCCCGATGGCCTCAGGAGTCCGCTACACGGTCACCGTGAGCACCGAGGACGAGCGGGGCGCCCCGGGGCAGCGCACGCTCACCTTCAACACGACCCCGTCGAAAGGGGTCCTGAAGGTCGAATTCGGCCCGGACGAGGGCAAGTACGGCGTCGGACAGCCCCTCACCGCCGAGCTCAGCGAGCCCGTCAAGGACAAGGCCGCCCGCGCGATCGTGGAACGGGGCCTGATCGTCGACGCCCCGCCCGGAGTCGAGGGCGCCTGGCACTGGGTGGACGACAAGAACCTGCACTACCGCCCGAAGGACTACTGGCCCGCCAACTCCGCCGTCTCCGTACGGAGCAACCTGGAGGGCATCAGGATCACCGACGAACTCCACGGGGTCGCGTCGAAGCCGCTGAAGCTGGAGATCGGGGACCGGGTCGAGGTCACCACCGACGCCTCCTCGCACTACCTGACGTTCAAGCGCAACGGAGAAGTGATCAACACCATTCCGGTGACCACCGGCAAGCCCGGTTTCTCCACCCGCAACGGGGTCAAGGTGGTCCTCGGCAAGCAGTACTTCGTCCAGATGCGCGGCGACACGGTCGGCATCGGCGGCAGCGAGTACTACAACCTGCCCGTCTACTACGCCACCCGTGTCACCTGGAGTGGTGAATACGTCCACGCCGCGCCGTGGTCCGTCGGCTCCCAGGGCTACGAGAACGTCAGCCACGGCTGCACCGGTATGAGCACGGGCAACGCCGCCTGGTTCTACGAGAACATCACCGAGGGCGACATCGTCCAGGTGATCAACAGCATCGGCGACGACATGGACATCTTCGGCAACGGCTTCGGCGACTGGAACATGGACTGGAAGGACTGGCGCCAGGGCAGCGCCCTCCTCAAGGGCACCCAGGAAGGCCGCCACCCGATGGACCAGGCCCGCCTGCGGCCCACTGTGTGA
- a CDS encoding cytochrome c oxidase subunit 4: MKIQGKLFLWLSVFILIMAVVYGVWSKEPVGTTALFLGFGLSVMIGYYLAFTAKRVDEMAQDNLEADVADEAGELGFFSPHSWQPLSLAVGGALAFMGVIFGWWLMYFSAPIIVIGLWGWVYEYYRGENANQ; the protein is encoded by the coding sequence GTGAAGATCCAGGGCAAGCTGTTCCTCTGGCTTTCCGTCTTCATCCTGATCATGGCCGTCGTGTACGGCGTGTGGTCGAAGGAGCCCGTCGGTACCACCGCGCTCTTCCTGGGCTTCGGCCTGAGCGTCATGATCGGCTACTACCTGGCCTTCACGGCCAAGCGCGTCGACGAGATGGCCCAGGACAACCTGGAGGCCGACGTCGCCGACGAGGCCGGCGAGCTGGGGTTCTTCTCCCCGCACAGCTGGCAGCCGCTCTCGCTGGCCGTCGGTGGCGCGCTCGCCTTCATGGGCGTCATCTTCGGCTGGTGGCTCATGTACTTCTCGGCCCCGATCATCGTGATCGGCCTGTGGGGCTGGGTGTACGAGTACTACCGCGGTGAGAACGCGAACCAGTAG
- the ctaD gene encoding aa3-type cytochrome oxidase subunit I, with amino-acid sequence MSILNESQGAAAADSYESELPVRRKQPGNVVVKWLTTTDHKTIGTMYLLTSFVFFIIGGILALFMRAELARPGTQIMSNEQFNQAFTMHGTIMLLMFATPLFAGFANWIMPLQIGAPDVAFPRLNMFAYWLYLFGSTIAVAGFVTPNGAADFGWFAYSPLSDAVRSPGIGADLWIMGLAFSGFGTILGSVNFITTIICMRAPGMTMFRMPIFTWNVLLTGVLVLLAFPVLAAALFALEADRKFGSHVFDAANGGALLWQHLFWFFGHPEVYIIALPFFGIVSEIIPVFSRKPMFGYIGLIAATIAIAGLSVTVWAHHMYVTGGVLLPFFSFMTFLIAVPTGVKFFNWIGTMWKGSLSFETPMLWTIGFLVTFTFGGLTGVILASPPMDFHVSDSYFVVAHFHYVVFGTVVFAMFAGFHFWWPKFTGKMLDERLGKITFWTLFIGFHGTFLVQHWLGAEGMPRRYADYLAADGFTTLNTISTISSFLLGLSMLPFMYNVWKTAKYGKKIEVDDPWGYGRSLEWATSCPPPRHNFLTLPRIRSESPAFDLHHPEIAALDHLEDHSAAAQAVTGGKEAGK; translated from the coding sequence GTGAGCATCCTCAACGAATCCCAGGGTGCCGCCGCAGCTGACTCGTACGAGAGCGAGCTGCCGGTACGGCGCAAGCAGCCGGGCAACGTGGTCGTGAAGTGGCTCACCACCACCGACCACAAGACCATCGGCACGATGTACCTGCTCACGTCGTTCGTGTTCTTCATCATCGGCGGCATCCTGGCGCTCTTCATGCGCGCCGAGCTGGCCCGTCCGGGTACGCAGATCATGTCGAACGAGCAGTTCAACCAGGCGTTCACCATGCATGGCACGATCATGCTGCTGATGTTCGCGACCCCGCTGTTCGCGGGCTTCGCGAACTGGATCATGCCGCTGCAGATCGGCGCGCCCGACGTGGCGTTCCCGCGGCTGAACATGTTCGCGTACTGGCTGTACCTCTTCGGCTCGACCATCGCGGTGGCCGGCTTCGTGACGCCGAACGGCGCCGCCGACTTCGGTTGGTTCGCCTACTCCCCGCTGTCGGACGCGGTCCGCTCGCCGGGCATCGGCGCCGACCTGTGGATCATGGGTCTGGCCTTCTCGGGCTTCGGCACGATCCTCGGCTCGGTCAACTTCATCACCACGATCATCTGCATGCGCGCACCCGGCATGACGATGTTCCGCATGCCGATCTTCACCTGGAACGTGCTGCTGACCGGTGTCCTGGTCCTGCTCGCCTTCCCGGTGCTGGCCGCCGCGCTCTTCGCGCTGGAGGCCGACCGCAAGTTCGGTTCGCATGTGTTCGATGCCGCGAACGGCGGCGCATTGCTGTGGCAACACCTCTTCTGGTTCTTCGGACACCCAGAGGTGTACATCATCGCGCTGCCGTTCTTCGGAATCGTTTCCGAGATCATTCCGGTCTTCTCGCGCAAGCCGATGTTCGGTTACATCGGTCTGATCGCCGCGACGATCGCGATCGCCGGCCTCTCGGTGACCGTGTGGGCCCACCACATGTACGTCACCGGCGGTGTGCTGCTGCCGTTCTTCTCCTTCATGACCTTCCTGATCGCGGTACCGACCGGTGTGAAGTTCTTCAACTGGATCGGCACCATGTGGAAGGGCTCGCTGTCCTTCGAGACCCCGATGCTCTGGACGATCGGCTTCCTGGTCACCTTCACCTTCGGTGGTCTGACCGGCGTCATCCTGGCCTCGCCCCCGATGGACTTCCACGTCTCCGACTCGTACTTCGTCGTCGCGCACTTCCACTACGTCGTCTTCGGCACCGTGGTCTTCGCGATGTTCGCCGGCTTCCACTTCTGGTGGCCGAAGTTCACGGGCAAGATGCTGGACGAGCGCCTCGGCAAGATCACCTTCTGGACGCTGTTCATCGGCTTCCACGGCACGTTCCTGGTGCAGCACTGGCTGGGCGCCGAGGGCATGCCGCGTCGTTACGCGGACTACCTCGCGGCCGACGGCTTCACCACGCTGAACACGATCTCCACGATCAGCTCCTTTCTGCTCGGCCTGTCGATGCTTCCGTTCATGTACAACGTCTGGAAGACGGCCAAGTACGGCAAGAAGATCGAGGTCGACGACCCGTGGGGTTACGGCCGTTCGCTCGAGTGGGCGACCTCCTGCCCGCCGCCGCGGCACAACTTCCTCACCCTGCCGCGGATCCGCTCCGAGTCCCCGGCGTTCGACCTGCACCACCCGGAGATCGCGGCCCTCGACCACCTCGAGGACCACAGCGCGGCCGCCCAGGCCGTCACCGGTGGCAAGGAGGCCGGCAAGTGA
- the ctaC gene encoding aa3-type cytochrome oxidase subunit II — protein MSPYGSDRSPRRPMRRKLLQALTAGVVLATATGCSYTWQDFPRLGMPTPVTEEAPRILSLWQGSWAAALVTGILVWGLIIWSVIFHRRSRTKVEVPPQTRYNMPIEALYTVVPLIIVSVLFYFTARDESKLLALSKPAHTINVIGFQWSWGFNYVENVDGDAATPRTGEVPKELASIPDRFTKAFPAGAEGVYEKGVPGDKNPQTGNPGPTLVLPKGEKVRFILSSNDVIHSFWVVPFLFKQDVIPGHTNVFEVTPSQEGTFMGKCAELCGVDHSRMLFNVKVVSPEKYQAYLKELAEKGQTGFLPAGIQQTDPARNAEVNKL, from the coding sequence GTGAGTCCCTACGGCTCCGACCGCTCGCCGCGGCGCCCGATGCGGCGGAAGCTGCTGCAGGCGCTGACTGCGGGCGTGGTCCTGGCGACCGCCACTGGTTGCTCGTATACATGGCAAGACTTTCCCCGCCTCGGAATGCCGACTCCGGTAACCGAGGAGGCGCCGCGCATCCTCTCCCTGTGGCAGGGATCCTGGGCGGCCGCGCTCGTCACGGGCATCCTGGTCTGGGGCCTGATCATCTGGAGCGTCATCTTCCACCGGCGCAGCCGGACGAAGGTGGAGGTCCCCCCGCAGACCCGGTACAACATGCCCATCGAGGCGCTGTACACCGTGGTCCCGCTCATCATCGTCTCGGTGCTCTTCTACTTCACCGCGCGTGACGAGTCGAAGCTGCTCGCCCTCTCGAAGCCGGCGCACACGATCAACGTGATCGGCTTCCAGTGGAGCTGGGGCTTCAACTACGTCGAGAACGTCGACGGCGATGCGGCGACCCCGAGGACGGGCGAGGTCCCCAAGGAGCTCGCCTCGATCCCGGACCGCTTCACGAAGGCCTTCCCGGCGGGCGCCGAGGGCGTCTACGAGAAGGGCGTCCCGGGCGACAAGAACCCCCAGACGGGCAACCCGGGCCCGACCCTGGTTCTGCCCAAGGGTGAGAAGGTCCGCTTCATCCTGTCGTCCAACGACGTCATCCACTCCTTCTGGGTGGTCCCCTTCCTGTTCAAGCAGGACGTCATCCCGGGCCACACCAACGTCTTCGAGGTCACCCCGAGCCAAGAGGGAACCTTCATGGGCAAGTGCGCCGAGCTCTGCGGCGTCGACCACTCCCGGATGCTCTTCAACGTCAAGGTGGTCTCGCCCGAGAAGTACCAGGCGTACCTGAAGGAGCTGGCCGAGAAGGGCCAGACCGGCTTCCTGCCCGCCGGCATCCAGCAGACCGACCCGGCCCGGAATGCGGAAGTGAACAAACTGTGA
- a CDS encoding cysteine desulfurase/sulfurtransferase TusA family protein — MPYFDSASAAPLHPVARQALQASLDEGWADPARLYREGRRARLLLDAAREAAAEAAGCRPDELVFTPSGTHAVHTGVAGVLAGRRRVGGHLAVSAVEHSSVLHAAAAHEAHGGTVTEVPVDRSGAVTAAGYADALIPTTALACLQSANHEVGTVQPVAEVAEVCAAAGVPLLVDAAQSLGWGPVEGAWSVLAASAHKWGGPPGVGLLAVRKGARFAPQHPSDERESGRSPGFANLPAIVAAAASLRAVRAEADAEAARLRILVDRIRRRVVRLVPDVEVVGDADRRLPHLVTFSCLYVDGETLLHELDRAGFSVSSGSSCTSSTLTPSHVLRAMGVLSEGNVRVSLPPGTTAEEVNAFLEVLPGAVAGVRERLGVSQPPAVQPVADFLELDALGLRCPQPVIELARAIFRVPVGGTVTVVSDDEVARLDIPAWCAMRGHEYVGESPRDTGSAYTVRRLL; from the coding sequence ATGCCGTACTTCGACAGCGCGTCCGCCGCCCCCCTGCACCCCGTGGCCCGGCAGGCGTTGCAGGCCTCCCTGGACGAGGGCTGGGCCGATCCGGCCAGGCTGTACCGGGAGGGCAGGCGTGCCCGGCTGTTGCTGGACGCGGCGCGGGAGGCCGCGGCGGAAGCGGCTGGATGCCGCCCCGACGAGCTCGTGTTCACTCCTTCGGGGACGCACGCGGTTCACACGGGGGTGGCGGGGGTCCTCGCGGGGCGCCGGCGCGTCGGCGGTCATCTGGCCGTGTCCGCGGTCGAACACAGTTCCGTGCTCCACGCGGCGGCGGCGCACGAGGCGCACGGCGGGACGGTGACCGAGGTCCCGGTGGACCGGTCGGGCGCGGTGACCGCGGCCGGGTACGCGGACGCGCTGATCCCGACGACCGCCCTCGCCTGCCTCCAGTCGGCCAACCACGAGGTGGGCACGGTCCAGCCGGTGGCGGAGGTGGCCGAGGTCTGCGCGGCGGCCGGGGTGCCGCTGCTGGTGGATGCGGCGCAGTCGCTGGGCTGGGGTCCGGTGGAGGGCGCCTGGTCGGTCCTGGCCGCGAGCGCCCACAAGTGGGGCGGCCCGCCCGGCGTGGGCTTGCTGGCGGTCCGCAAGGGGGCCCGATTCGCCCCCCAACACCCTTCTGACGAGCGGGAGTCGGGACGCTCCCCCGGGTTCGCGAACCTCCCCGCGATCGTGGCGGCGGCGGCGTCCCTGCGGGCCGTACGGGCCGAGGCCGACGCGGAGGCGGCCCGGCTGCGGATCCTGGTGGACCGGATCCGGCGGCGGGTGGTGCGGCTGGTCCCGGACGTGGAGGTGGTCGGCGACGCGGACCGGAGGCTGCCGCACCTGGTCACCTTCTCCTGCCTGTACGTCGACGGGGAGACGCTCCTGCACGAGCTGGACCGGGCGGGCTTCTCGGTCTCCTCGGGCTCCTCGTGCACGAGCTCCACACTGACCCCCAGTCACGTGCTGCGGGCGATGGGCGTGCTGTCGGAGGGGAACGTACGGGTGTCCCTGCCGCCGGGGACCACGGCGGAGGAGGTCAACGCGTTCCTGGAGGTGCTGCCGGGTGCGGTGGCGGGCGTACGGGAGCGGCTCGGCGTCTCGCAGCCGCCGGCGGTGCAGCCGGTGGCGGACTTCCTGGAACTCGACGCGCTCGGCCTGCGGTGCCCGCAGCCGGTGATCGAACTGGCCCGGGCCATCTTCCGGGTTCCGGTGGGCGGCACGGTCACGGTCGTCTCCGACGACGAGGTGGCCCGGCTGGACATTCCGGCGTGGTGCGCGATGCGGGGCCACGAGTACGTGGGCGAATCCCCCCGCGACACCGGCTCCGCCTACACGGTCCGCCGCCTGCTGTAA
- a CDS encoding carbohydrate kinase family protein codes for MRIAVTGSIATDHLMTFPGRFADQLVADQLHTVSLSFLVDNLDVRRGGVGPNICFGMGQLGSRPILVGAAGSDFDEYRAWLDRHGVDTESVRISEVLHTARFVCTTDADHNQIGSFYTGAMSEARLIELKSVADRVGGLDLVLIGADDPEAMLRHTEECRTRGIPFAADFSQQIARMDGDNIRTLMEGATFLFSNEYEKGLIESKSGWTDAEILAKVGTRVTTLGSNGVKIERVGEAPIVVGCPEETAKVDPTGVGDAFRAGFLTGLAWGVGLERAAQLGCMLATLVIETLGTQEYTLARAHFMERFTKAYGEEAAAEVRAHLA; via the coding sequence GTGCGCATTGCAGTCACCGGCTCCATCGCCACCGACCACCTCATGACCTTCCCCGGCCGTTTCGCCGACCAGCTGGTCGCCGACCAGCTGCACACGGTCTCCCTCTCCTTCCTCGTCGACAACCTCGACGTGCGACGGGGCGGCGTCGGCCCGAACATCTGCTTCGGCATGGGGCAGCTCGGCAGCCGCCCGATCCTGGTCGGAGCCGCCGGCTCCGACTTCGACGAGTACCGCGCCTGGCTGGACCGGCACGGCGTCGACACCGAGTCCGTCCGGATCTCCGAGGTGCTGCACACCGCGCGCTTCGTGTGCACCACGGACGCCGACCACAACCAGATCGGCTCCTTCTACACGGGCGCGATGAGCGAGGCCCGCCTGATCGAGCTGAAGTCCGTGGCCGACCGGGTCGGCGGGCTGGACCTGGTCCTGATCGGCGCGGACGACCCCGAGGCGATGCTGCGCCACACGGAGGAGTGCCGGACGCGGGGGATCCCCTTCGCCGCCGACTTCTCGCAGCAGATCGCCCGGATGGACGGCGACAACATCCGCACCCTGATGGAGGGCGCGACGTTCCTCTTCTCGAACGAGTACGAGAAGGGCCTCATCGAGTCGAAGTCGGGCTGGACGGACGCGGAGATCCTCGCGAAGGTCGGCACGCGGGTGACCACGCTGGGCTCCAACGGCGTCAAGATCGAGCGGGTCGGCGAGGCCCCGATCGTGGTCGGCTGCCCGGAGGAGACCGCGAAGGTCGACCCGACGGGTGTCGGCGACGCGTTCCGCGCCGGGTTCCTGACGGGGCTGGCCTGGGGTGTGGGCCTGGAGCGGGCGGCGCAGCTGGGCTGCATGCTCGCGACGCTGGTCATCGAGACGCTCGGCACCCAGGAGTACACCCTGGCCCGGGCCCACTTCATGGAGCGCTTCACGAAGGCCTACGGCGAAGAGGCCGCCGCCGAAGTCCGCGCCCACCTGGCCTAG
- the erpA gene encoding iron-sulfur cluster insertion protein ErpA, producing MSVQDDKTTVSDGILLSDAAAEKVRTLLEQEGRDDLALRVAVQPGGCSGLRYQLFFDERSLDGDVVKDFDGVKVVTDRMSSPYLHGASIDFVDTIEKQGFTIDNPNATGSCACGDSFS from the coding sequence ATGTCCGTACAGGACGACAAGACCACCGTGAGCGACGGCATCCTCCTGTCCGACGCCGCCGCCGAAAAGGTCAGGACCCTGCTGGAGCAGGAAGGCCGCGATGACCTGGCGCTGCGCGTCGCCGTCCAGCCCGGTGGCTGCTCCGGCCTGCGCTACCAGCTCTTCTTCGACGAGCGCTCCCTCGACGGCGACGTCGTGAAGGACTTCGACGGTGTGAAGGTCGTCACGGACCGGATGAGCTCCCCGTACCTCCACGGCGCGTCCATCGACTTCGTCGACACCATCGAGAAGCAGGGCTTCACGATCGACAACCCGAACGCCACGGGCTCCTGCGCCTGCGGCGACTCGTTCAGCTAA
- the nadA gene encoding quinolinate synthase NadA, which yields MRVVTTAQPLDVQPTPLALLLLGREADPKSERGVECPGDLPSPSDPNLVERARAAKEKLGDKVFILGHHYQRDEVIEFADVTGDSFKLAKDAAAKPEAEYIVFCGVHFMAESADILTSDDQKVVLPDLAAGCSMADMATAEQVAECWDVLTEAGIAGATVPVSYMNSSADIKAFTGKHGGTICTSSNAKKALEWAFEQGEKVLFLPDQHLGRNTAVRDMGMSLDDCVLYNPHKPNGGLTAEQLRNAKMILWRGHCSVHGRFSVDSVNDVRARIPGVNVLVHPECKHEVVAAADYVGSTEYIIKALEAAPAGSKWAIGTELNLVRRLANRFAAEDKEVVFLDKTVCFCSTMNRIDLPHLVWTLESLAEGTLVNQIQVDKETESFAKLALERMLALP from the coding sequence GTGCGTGTCGTGACCACCGCCCAGCCGTTGGACGTCCAGCCGACGCCCCTTGCCCTGCTGCTGCTCGGCCGCGAGGCCGACCCCAAGAGCGAGCGCGGGGTGGAGTGCCCCGGCGACCTGCCCTCGCCCTCGGACCCGAACCTCGTGGAGCGTGCCCGCGCGGCCAAGGAGAAGCTCGGGGACAAGGTCTTCATCCTCGGCCACCACTACCAGCGTGACGAGGTCATCGAGTTCGCCGACGTCACCGGCGACTCCTTCAAGCTGGCCAAGGACGCGGCCGCCAAGCCGGAGGCCGAGTACATCGTCTTCTGCGGCGTGCACTTCATGGCCGAGTCCGCGGACATCCTGACCTCGGACGACCAGAAGGTGGTCCTGCCGGACCTGGCCGCAGGCTGCTCGATGGCCGACATGGCCACCGCCGAGCAGGTCGCGGAGTGCTGGGACGTACTGACCGAGGCCGGCATCGCCGGTGCGACGGTTCCCGTCTCCTACATGAACTCCTCCGCCGACATCAAGGCCTTCACCGGCAAGCACGGTGGCACGATCTGCACCTCGTCCAACGCGAAGAAGGCCCTGGAGTGGGCCTTCGAGCAGGGGGAGAAGGTGCTCTTCCTCCCGGACCAGCACCTGGGCCGCAACACCGCCGTCCGCGACATGGGCATGTCCCTGGACGACTGCGTGCTCTACAACCCGCACAAGCCGAACGGCGGCCTGACCGCCGAGCAGCTGCGGAACGCCAAGATGATCCTGTGGCGCGGGCACTGCTCGGTCCACGGCCGGTTCTCGGTCGACTCGGTCAACGACGTCCGCGCCCGCATCCCCGGCGTGAACGTCCTGGTCCACCCCGAGTGCAAGCACGAGGTCGTGGCGGCCGCGGACTACGTCGGCTCGACGGAGTACATCATCAAGGCGCTGGAGGCGGCCCCGGCCGGCTCCAAGTGGGCCATCGGTACCGAGCTGAACCTGGTCCGGCGCCTGGCGAATCGATTCGCCGCGGAGGACAAGGAGGTCGTCTTCCTCGACAAGACGGTCTGCTTCTGCTCGACCATGAACCGCATCGACCTGCCGCACCTGGTGTGGACCCTGGAGTCCCTGGCCGAGGGGACCCTGGTCAACCAGATCCAGGTCGACAAGGAGACGGAGAGCTTCGCGAAGCTCGCCCTGGAGCGCATGCTCGCCCTGCCGTAA